A single region of the Lotus japonicus ecotype B-129 chromosome 4, LjGifu_v1.2 genome encodes:
- the LOC130710233 gene encoding uncharacterized protein LOC130710233, which produces MYNLIMFQFRFHRRRALLLQLKPFFPYPLSIVSHNFSTTCDSSDKQSFTLSYLTNTCGFYPQAALKAAKRVRFNDAKKPDSVIAFFTNHGFSISQTHNIIRRVPELLLLDSTKKVLPKFQFLASKGFDIVTTVTRAPYFLLKSLENHIIPAFEFVRRFSQSDEKAMACALFGSITISLALI; this is translated from the coding sequence ATGTACAATCTCATCATGTTCCAGTTTCGTTTTCACCGGCGAAGAGCCCTTCTTCTTCAACTGAAACCCTTCTTCCCCTACCCATTATCAATAGTATCTCACAACTTCTCAACCACTTGTGATTCTTCCGATAAACAATCCTTCACCCTTTCATATCTCACGAACACTTGTGGCTTTTATCCCCAAGCTGCTCTCAAAGCAGCCAAGCGAGTTCGTTTCAACGACGCAAAGAAGCCCGACTCGGTTATCGCCTTCTTCACAAACCACGGTTTCTCCATCTCCCAGACACACAACATCATTCGCAGGGTACCAGAGCTGCTTTTACTCGATTCCACCAAAAAGGTTTTGCCCAAGTTTCAATTTTTAGCCTCCAAAGGTTTTGACATAGTTACCACTGTGACTAGGGCCCCATATTTCCTGCTTAAAAGCCTTGAGAATCACATTATACCTGCATTTGAATTTGTCAGGAGATTCTCTCAATCTGATGAAAAAGCAATGGCTTGTGCACTTTTTGGTTCCATTACCATTAGTCTTGCTCTCATATAA
- the LOC130713307 gene encoding uncharacterized protein LOC130713307, with translation MGVTPSNIYLLLRTWPSLLRCADLKEVVEEVKGLGFHPSKTLFVVALQAKRGISKSLWDAKVDAFKTWGWSEDAILDAFRRNPKIMLYSIKKVNAVMSFWVGHLGWDPSVLQAVPSLFGYSLEKRLMPRASVVQYLLSRGLMKKDASLYTPFKYTDKLFLQEFVNCFEEEETSKLLSLYRGGR, from the coding sequence ATGGGAGTCACTCCCTCAAACATATACCTTTTGCTTAGAACTTGGCCCTCTCTGCTCAGATGTGCTGACTTGAAGGAGGTTGTGGAGGAAGTCAAGGGATTGGGATTTCATCCCTCCAAAACGCTTTTTGTTGTAGCGTTACAGGCCAAAAGGGGTATATCCAAATCTCTTTGGGATGCCAAAGTCGATGCCTTTAAGACATGGGGCTGGTCTGAAGATGCTATTCTGGATGCATTTAGGAGGAATCCCAAGATTATGCTATACTCAATCAAAAAAGTAAATGCAGTGATGAGTTTTTGGGTAGGTCATCTTGGTTGGGACCCTTCAGTACTTCAAGCCGTGCCATCACTTTTTGGATATAGTTTGGAGAAAAGGCTTATGCCAAGGGCTTCAGTTGTCCAGTATCTTCTCTCCAGAGGTTTGATGAAGAAGGATGCTAGCTTATATACACCGTTTAAGTATACTGATAAGTTGTTCCTGCAAGAATTTGTGAATTGTTTTGAGGAGGAGGAAACATCTAAGCTACTAAGTCTATATCGGGGAGGACGCTAG
- the LOC130710232 gene encoding metacaspase-1-like yields MLKLFKTKKCANCRQTLGPKCPHFCAPNPRPNRSPKKAVIVGISYHNNPKHEINGGSVYAGLMRLLLINHFNFPDDDSSIKMLTEREGNILPTKQNIIWAMDWFVEGCQPQDSLVFYYFGHGSQQRNIKGEEKDGYDETLWPLDFENGVIVDDEINETLVKPLPDGVRLHAFVDASHSGTVLDLPFFCRRSRLFRKYKWEDHRPKTGARKGSSGGQVICFSGCDDGEAYDNNSSSKMRCVGAMTICFINAIEKGHGKTYGSILRSMRKAIRNDDSDAGLTVEQIAEITILIVSTVELTTQITTLIVGINDCGILGAILGSTSRAVIEVGMEMLRGIRRQKPRLTASDRFDVDKKPFFL; encoded by the exons ATGTTAAAGCTGTTCAAAACCAAGAAGTGTGCCAACTGCCGCCAGACCTTAGGTCCCAAATGCCCCCACTTCTGTGCTCCCAATCCCCGGCCAAACCGCTCGCCCAAGAAGGCGGTGATCGTGGGCATCTCATACCATAACAACCCAAAGCACGAGATCAACGGCGGCAGTGTCTATGCCGGGTTGATGCGTCTTCTTCTCATCAACCACTTCAATTTTCCCGATGACGACTCTTCTATCAAGATGCTCACCG AAAGAGAAGGCAATATACTTCCAACCAAGCAAAACATTATTTGGGCAATGGATTGGTTTGTAGAAGGATGTCAGCCACAAGACTCCctggttttttattattttggtcATGGTTCACAGCAAAGGAATATCAAAGGAGAAGAGAAGGACGGATATGATGAAACTTTATGGCCCCTTGATTTTGAAAACGGTGTGATTGTAGATGATGAAATCAATGAAACCCTAGTCAAACCACTACCCGACGGTGTTCGCCTCCATGCATTTGTTGATGCCTCCCATAGTGGCACTGTCCTAGATTTGCCATTTTTTTGCAGAAGGAGCAG GCTCTTTAGAAAGTATAAATGGGAGGACCATCGCCCTAAGACAGGTGCAAGGAAAGGTTCAAGTGGTGGACAAGTTATTTGCTTTAGTGGATGTGATGATGGTGAAGCTTATGACAATAAT TCATCATCGAAGATGAGATGCGTTGGGGCCATGACGATTTGCTTCATCAACGCCATAGAGAAGGGCCATGGGAAAACATATGGTAGCATTCTCAGGTCAATGCGCAAGGCCATCAGAAACGATGACAGTGATGCCGGTCTTACAGTTGAACAAATAGCAGAAATTACTATCCTGATAGTCAGTACAGTTGAACTAACAACACAAATTACTACCCTGATAGTAGGAATTAATGATTGTGGGATTCTTGGTGCAATTCTAGGCTCCACATCCAGAGCTGTTATCGAAGTTGGCATGGAAATGTTACGTGGAATTCGGAGACAG AAACCGCGGTTAACAGCTTCGGACAGATTCGACGTGGACAAGAAACCTTTCTTCCTTTGA
- the LOC130713308 gene encoding uncharacterized protein LOC130713308 has product MGMKSCHSGFQNRISDLMFHHGHRLRAFLRRSTFSQPPPPTSECYLLLPHQKPFFPCPLSIVSHNLFSTTSDSSDKQSFTVSYFTNTCGFSPQAALKAAKRVRFDTAEKPDSVIAFFTNHGFSISQTHNIIRRVPELLLLDSTKRVLPKFQFIASKGFDIVTTVTRYPYFLLKSLENHIIPAFEFVRTFSPSDEKALACALFGSTSYTIALMKSKVQLLLDMGVPPSNIYILLRTRPSMLGCANMKEAVEEVKGLGFHPSKTHFVAALQAKSSIPKSLWDAKLDAFKTWGWSEDVVLDAFRRDPHIMLNSIKKVNAVMSFWVGHLGWDPSVLLAAPCLFGYSLEKRLMPRALVVQYLLSRGLMKKNASLSSPFMYTDKLFLRKFVECFEEEETSKLLSLYRGGC; this is encoded by the exons ATGGGGATGAAA AGCTGCCACTCAGGTTTCCAGAATCGAATCTCCGATCTCATGTTTCATCACGGTCACCGTCTCAGAGCTTTTCTCCGCCGCAGCACTTTCtcccaaccaccaccaccaacctccgAATGttaccttcttcttcctcatcagaaACCCTTCTTCCCCTGCCCATTATCAATAGTATCTCATAACTTGTTCTCAACCACTTCTGATTCTTCTGATAAACAATCCTTCACCGTTTCATACTTCACTAACACTTGTGGCTTCTCACCACAAGCTGCTCTCAAAGCAGCCAAGCGAGTTCGTTTCGACACCGCAGAGAAGCCCGACTCGGTCATCGCCTTCTTCACAAACCACGGTTTCTCCATCTCCCAGACACACAACATCATTCGCAGGGTACCAGAGCTGCTTTTACTCGATTCCACCAAAAGGGTTTTGCCCAAGTTTCAATTTATAGCCTCCAAAGGTTTTGACATAGTTACCACTGTGACTAGGTACCCGTATTTCCTGCTTAAAAGCCTTGAGAATCACATTATACCTGCATTTGAATTTGTAAGGACATTCTCTCCATCTGATGAAAAAGCATTAGCTTGTGCACTTTTTGGTTCCACTTCCTATACTATTGCTCTCATGAAATCAAAAGTACAATTGTTGCTTGATATGGGAGTGCCACCCTCAAACATATACATTTTGCTTAGAACTAGGCCCTCTATGCTCGGATGTGCTAACATGAAGGAGGCCGTGGAGGAAGTCAAGGGATTGGGATTTCATCCCTCCAAAACGCATTTTGTTGCAGCATTACAGGCCAAAAGTTCTATACCCAAATCACTTTGGGATGCCAAACTCGATGCCTTTAAGACATGGGGCTGGTCTGAAGATGTTGTTCTggatgcatttaggagggatCCCCACATTATGCTAAACTCAATCAAAAAAGTTAATGCAGTGATGAGTTTTTGGGTCGGCCATCTTGGTTGGGACCCTTCAGTGCTTCTAGCAGCGCCATGCCTTTTTGGATATAGTTTGGAGAAAAGGCTTATGCCAAGGGCTTTAGTTGTCCAGTATCTTCTCTCCAGAggtttgatgaagaagaatgcTAGCTTAAGTTCACCATTTATGTATACAGATAAGTTGTTCCTGCGAAAATTTGTGGAATGTTTTGAGGAGGAGGAAACATCTAAGCTACTAAGTCTATATCGTGGAGGATGCTAG